In one window of Megalopta genalis isolate 19385.01 chromosome 4, iyMegGena1_principal, whole genome shotgun sequence DNA:
- the LOC117223289 gene encoding uncharacterized protein LOC117223289 has product MASETDGETSTLERLHREAIACLETFPAKIIELNDHVNKYMPDSVRTSRYIENASSRKAKCHSTLSSIARNWESNSVLDYVSSYSPLPMYDRGRHGVWKRRCYRGRGFSGSGVRRRPGPLGQLLAFLFGSLASCTKKIVIGPSQYIVDNVIAVLFRRRELRHARCGPSPNWDSSLSTYVTTAKKDTTIIGNLIDIMRPATVKLIADTTALKRWLQAVAFDNGPSKPADEPKPNSAPTLTPIVEMLTNATRRIETIDCWAYELFFHLKYLQVNRAPRTADKVANQAEAATKPSDVIHANLWHRLVQLRDNYIILYDTLQTFDKEQDLDTENQLETSQASISI; this is encoded by the exons ATGGCTTCGGAGACGGATGGCGAGACCTCGACTCTCGAGCGCCTGCATCGAGAA GCGATCGCTTGTCTGGAAACGTTCCCGGCCAAGATCATCGAACTGAACGACCACGTGAACAAGTACATGCCAGACTCTGTCAGGACCAGCAGATACATCGAGAATGCTTCCAGCCGGAAAGCCAAGTGTCACTCGACTCTGTCCAGCATCGCGAGGAATTGGGAATCGAACAGCGTTTTGGATTACG TATCGAGCTACAGTCCCTTGCCGATGTACGACCGCGGACGACACGGAgtttggaagagaagatgctaCAGAGGACGAGGATTCTCCGGGTCCGGCGTGCGACGTCGACCGGGCCCGTTGGGCCAGCTGCTGGCCTTTCTGTTCGGCAGCCTGGCGAGCTGCACCAAGAAAATTGTGATCGGCCCGTCGCAGTACATCGTCGACAACGTGATCGCGGTCTTATTCCGAAG ACGCGAGCTGAGGCACGCCCGGTGCGGTCCTTCGCCGAATTGGGACAGCTCTCTCTCGACTTACGTGACCACGGCCAAGAAGGACACCACGATCATTGGAAATCTTATCGATATCATGCGACCGGCCACGGTGAAACTGATCGCCGACACCACCGCC TTGAAACGCTGGCTGCAAGCGGTCGCGTTCGACAACGGGCCGTCGAAGCCGGCCGACGAGCCGAAGCCGAATTCGGCGCCGACGTTGACGCCGATCGTCGAGATGCTGACGAACGCGACCCGCAGAATCGAGACCATCGATTGCTGGGCCTACGAGCTGTTCTTCCATCTCAAGTATCTCCAAGTGAATCGCGCGCCACGCACCGCCGACAAA GTGGCGAACCAGGCGGAGGCGGCGACCAAGCCTTCCGATGTGATCCACGCGAACCTCTGGCACCGTCTGGTCCAGCTCCGCGACAATTACATCATCCTCTACGACACGCTGCAGACCTTCGACAAGGAGCAGGACCTCGATACGGAGAACCAATTGGAAACGTCCCAGGCATCGATCAGTATTTAG